A region from the Lolium perenne isolate Kyuss_39 chromosome 4, Kyuss_2.0, whole genome shotgun sequence genome encodes:
- the LOC127292221 gene encoding L-type lectin-domain containing receptor kinase SIT2-like, whose amino-acid sequence MPAMKHISFLQLFLLLFGLIVAPLASGDDQFLFSSFNQTSLTIDGCAIVTNGGLLDLSNGTSGLNGHAFYPTPMHFRRTPGGKVRSFSVNVVFSIFIMYADLNADGMAFFIAPTKNFSDARAGKYFGLLNEKNNGNTSNHIFMIELDTYKNAELQDINENHIGININSAVSFKSSTSGYYEDEGGAFNNMTLNGNKAMQLWVDYDEGDTKINVTLAPINVGKPSRPLLSETCDLSTVLSDSAQYIGFSSTATPINTRQYVMGWSFGMNRPAPSIDISKLPKLPLVVPKARSKLLAIVLPIATATLILSIGTLVTLVVRRRMKYAEVCEDWEGEFGPHRFSYKDLFHATGGFKNKHLLGEGGFGKVYKGVLPLSNVEIAVKMMSHESRQGMKEFITEVVSIGRLRHRNLVQLLGYCRRKGELFLVYNYMPNGSLDKYLHCEEHRVILNWVQRFRVIKGIATGLLYLHEKWEKIVIHRDIKASNVLLDGEMNGRLGDFGLARLYDHGTDPQTTHMVGTKGYLAPELLRTGKASPYTDVFAFGMFLLEVACGQKPVKKNAEGNELFLVDWVLEHWHNGLLTKTVDTRLQGDYYVEEAYLVLKLGLLCLHPSPSSRPRMREVMQYLDGDMPLPELRRTELSMNMAALVRNSGSNSFIMSYPQITSSFGTISGLSGGR is encoded by the coding sequence ATGCCTGCAATGAAGCATATATCCTTCCTTCAGCTCTTCCTCCTCCTGTTTGGTCTTATCGTCGCACCCTTGGCCTCAGGTGATGATCAATTTCTCTTCTCCAGCTTCAACCAAACCAGCCTAACCATTGATGGTTGTGCCATTGTCACAAATGGTGGCCTTCTTGATCTATCCAATGGCACGTCTGGTCTCAATGGCCATGCCTTCTACCCCACTCCTATGCACTTCCGCAGGACGCCCGGTGGTAAAGTTCGATCCTTCTCAGTCAATGTAGTTTTCAGCATATTCATCATGTATGCAGACTTGAATGCTGATGGCATGGCCTTCTTCATCGCTCCCACCAAGAATTTCTCTGATGCACGGGCGGGCAAGTACTTTGGCCTCCTGAACGAGAAGAACAATGGCAACACAAGCAACCACATCTTCATGATCGAGCTCGATACCTACAAAAATGCTGAGCTCCAAGACATCAATGAAAACCACATCGGTATCAACATCAACAGTGCAGTCTCCTTTAAATCCAGCACATCTGGATACTATGAAGATGAGGGTGGTGCTTTCAATAACATGACACTGAATGGCAACAAGGCTATGCAGCTGTGGGTAGACTACGATGAAGGTGATACAAAGATCAATGTGACCTTGGCTCCAATCAACGTGGGCAAACCATCTAGGCCACTGCTCTCTGAAACTTGTGATCTCTCAACTGTACTCTCCGACTCAGCTCAATACATTGGATTCTCATCCACAGCTACTCCAATCAACACCCGTCAGTACGTGATGGGCTGGAGCTTTGGCATGAATAGACCAGCTCCATCCATTGACATCTCCAAGCTTCCTAAGTTGCCTCTTGTTGTTCCCAAGGCCCGGTCCAAGCTCTTGGCAATCGTCCTACCAATAGCCACTGCAACATTGATCCTCTCTATTGGCACTCTTGTCACTCTAGTTGTGCGAAGGCGAATGAAGTATGCTGAGGTATGTGAGGACTGGGAGGGAGAGTTTGGTCCGCACCGGTTCTCGTACAAGGATTTGTTCCATGCAACAGGAGGATTTAAGAACAAACACCTACTTGGAGAAGGAGGTTTTGGGAAGGTATATAAAGGAGTGCTTCCATTGTCTAATGTAGAGATTGCTGTGAAGATGATGTCTCATGAGTCAAGACAGGGCATGAAGGAGTTTATCACTGAGGTTGTCAGCATCGGTCGACTCCGCCATCGCAACCTTGTGCAGCTACTTGGCTATTGCCGGAGAAAAGGTGAATTGTTTTTGGTTTATAATTACATGCCAAATGGTAGCCTTGATAAATATCTACATTGTGAAGAGCACAGGGTCATTTTGAATTGGGTTCAGAGATTTAGAGTCATAAAAGGCATTGCTACTGGCTTGCTCTATCTCCATGAGAAGTGGGAAAAAATAGTGATCCATAGAGACATCAAGGCAAGCAATGTACTCCTAGACGGTGAAATGAATGGCCGGCTTGGTGACTTTGGTCTTGCAAGGTTATATGATCATGGCACTGACCCCCAAACCACACATATGGTTGGTACGAAGGGGTACCTAGCACCCGAGCTGCTGCGTACAGGGAAGGCATCCCCTTATACAGATGTTTTTGCCTTCGGCATGTTCCTTCTCGAGGTTGCATGCGGGCAAAAACCAGTCAAGAAAAATGCAGAGGGAAATGAACTTTTCTTGGTCGACTGGGTACTTGAGCATTGGCACAACGGGTTGCTTACCAAGACAGTAGATACTAGGCTCCAAGGTGACTACTATGTTGAGGAGGCATACCTCGTGTTAAAGCTGGGACTTTTGTGCTTGCACCCATCTCCTAGTTCAAGGCCTAGGATGCGAGAAGTTATGCAATACCTCGACGGTGACATGCCACTGCCCGAGCTGAGGCGGACGGAACTGAGCATGAACATGGCGGCCTTGGTGAGAAACAGTGGATCGAACTCATTCATCATGTCATATCCGCAAATAACGTCGAGCTTCGGCACAATATCTGGGCTCTCAGGGGGAAGATGA